The Hippoglossus hippoglossus isolate fHipHip1 chromosome 16, fHipHip1.pri, whole genome shotgun sequence genomic sequence atataaatattcattaaatTATATTCCTTTTTATCTGAGCATTCATGAATCACTCATTCTACTTGAGATGTgattattttttacttaaaattataaacaaaaaatacttaaacacttaaaggaggttatgatttcatctgtgtttgttcgTTAAATAGTTAGTATgtcagtaagtaataagtaagtATGTAAGTACTCagccaatttccatgaaatttggagGGGAGGAACAATTTCAATCAGGAGTAGATCCagcatttttttcactttcttcaacattgcgagatagggtatttttcatcattttaatagatttctccgagaataattcatggaacttgATGAACAATATCAGGCAAGTTTAGGGGACTGTTATTTATGAGTcaggatctggtgaatttaaatgtggtttcataaggggactgtttggaTCGAGGTATGCGCTCCACTTAGTGTCCCACTAGTTGTTATAGCGTTGAAAAGTTCAGGTCATAACTATAACCCCAAAGACAGAGTTGTCAAACAGCACACACTGAGGTGCAGATAGggatcatttaaaatgtctaattTAAGCAGTGACTGGTTCCTCATTTGTCACTGGTTGGTTTCCCTCATCTGGCTTATTTGATCATAACAGTATAGCTTAGGATTCATTTCTATTGACAGATGTGTAAAAATGAAGGGAGATACAACAGATCTTAACAATTCGTTCAAGTAAAATATTGTGTCCACAGGAGTTCTGTCAACATGTTTAGTTAATATCAGACTGAAAAGCTTAGAATATATTTGAGCATGATATGAATCAGTGGGACCTGCTCTGTAGAAAGATAAAGTGACTTAAGGGCAACTGCTTGAATCAAATCTTGTTCTGTCTATACCTTTACCCAACAATTATCTATTGTCTATTGAGTAGTCGGTTCCTGGGTTGTGGTTTAACttacttttttagttttagCAGGCTAATGgttccttttattttttggcAATTATATGCTTTCAATATTTTAGACTAGAGGAACACTTAATATAGTgcttatctccaccaaggcccaactgtcccctgagaaaaccacattcaaattcacttttatttggatctgcaccaaactgcccAAACTCATATCAGTCCCCCGAACATGCCTGATCTATTACCAAGATCatctgagaaaacaacaaaaacgttgaaaaatgctcaaaatctcaaaatgtttaaagaaagtgagaaaaaaaaattataatctgGATACACACCAGaagttaataacaataataactttatttgtggAGCACTTATCTAAACCAGGATACAAAATGCAtcacaaaatacatggcaataaaaaaacaaatgaatgaaagatCAAAGgttagcggatgttagggaaatattcaattcaattcaattcaaatagCCACGCCCCACCACTCCAAAAAATGACATGGAAATCGGTtgggtagtttttgcgtaatcctgctaacaaacaaatgaaaacattaccttcttggtggaggtaatgaacAAGTGAGGACAGAATACAGAACTTCAAAAGACTGCATCATCGCTTTGAACAGATTAagtgttttcctttattttcatGACAGAATCCTTACAATCACAACCTCTCTTGTTCTTACAGGTAAAGTCGATGTGGATATCTCATTGACAGAGGACGCAGTTGAGGGTCAGCTCGTGGTGGCGTACTGCTCCGTGTCTCCCTCCTGTCCCACCTCCATTCCTGTCTTCAGATGGAGTCACTCTGGAGAGGAACATTTTCATTCTCTGCAGTTTGACGCCGACCAGTGGAAAGCGACAGCTGCTCTGACCTTTCGCCCAACCAACGCTGACCACAACAAGACTTTACAGTGCACCGCGCACTACAGcggagggcagcagcaggaaacatcCAAGCTCCTCAATGTTAAATGTAGGTGTATACAGCAGTGGTGACAGTACAAGCAGGTGTTTCAAACGTCAGAACCTTTGGATGCAGGAGTGTTTCAAGGGGCTTTTGGGGCCACAATCACCTGTTCATGCCGATCTTAGAATTTGTGGAGGTCCTCACATAATTGTCTTATGGACAAGTgtaatcatagactgtttataatgACAGATGGcgttcctcccactatccagaaaggaagccaaaatatccctgatgCAAACGTTGCCATTTTGCGCCGATAGCTTCATCTGGAGCCAGTGTCTGTGTAACAGTGATCAGGGGATAGAACCTCAGTATTGAGGTTCCACCAGTACATTGGAGCCACCAATTGCGAGTCAGCCTTCACTGTCAATCATAACGTTACacccgtttttatagcatcaaacattaacacttgaacaaagaTCGGTTTGATaagaacaatttaaaatgactgaagccatctttgagaaaaaaaaatttgacGAGTAcattgactttttggtttggtttgtgaactgcagccagccacttgGGGGTGATTGAGACATTTTATAAAGGTGTCTATAAAGGTGGTGAGGGGCCCCCCCTTCAGCTCGAAGCCCTGCTTTGCCAACCCTGTTGCATCGCCCCTGACTGGATTTAGGTTTTTGGTAGCCTCTATATACAGTAGACTCTTTTTATCTTGATTATATATGTGCAGTGGCCCCTGTTTCAgctttattatataataaaatatatataatatatatatataatatatataaataaataaatatatataatatatatataaaatataaacataacataacatatgtTGGTGGAATCACAACcagttcatttgttttcttgcagacGCCCCAGTGAATGTGAGGGTTGAGTACAAGTCtgatgtggaggagggagaagccGTGCAGCTGACATGCACCAGCGATGCTCACCCTCCTGCCAGCAGCTATGAGTGGTTCAGTGAAACTGGTGCTCAGCTGCATCAGGGAAACCTCTACACGATGCCAAACGTCTCCAGACACATGGGTGCATTGTACTGCACCGCCATCAATACAGTCGGACGAGGCAAATCAAGCCCTGTGCGTCTCACTGTGTTGTGTAAGTACAATCCATGAAATGCAATGATAAggaaagttttatttcttttatttgaacatttgtCATACGGCTAACTCATAATTACTCCTTGTTACAGATGCCCCTGAGATTAAGagcgtctcctcctgctcctcagagggaaatattgtaaagtgtgtgtgcattgctgactcCCAGCCTCCCTGCATGGTCCATTTTGTGCTTTCTGAAAGAGTCCTACCAGGCACCAAGATAGAGAGACACGGCTCTGTCACCATTGGAACTCTGCGGGCAGAGTTTGAATCCTCTGAGTTTGTCCATTGTCTGGCAAACAACACGGTGGGCAACGCCAACCTCGTACTCTCCCTACCTGCGAATGGTAGGGAAGTGTTTCAAATTTGAACACATGATATGCATATTTCTAATATGCATAAACAACTGACGGTTTGAACTGTGGAATAAGAGGAAAGTGACTGCAAGTGGCTTCTGTTTGGACAGGTGAGATGCAGAATCTCTATATCGGCATCGCCGTCGGGGCAGGCGTGCTTCTGGTGATACTTTTAATGGCTGTGGGACTTGTTAAAAAATGGTAAGTGGGAATAGAAAACATTTCCTCCCAATGAAAGTGAAGTCAGTGATATGGTAAAGCAGCTTGGTACTGCCCACTTGTGGTAAAACTACAAAATAGCAAGCTTAAAGAAACTTGAAGTTGATTATAAAGATGCtatgattatttattatgattgatatgattattgcctaagaaaaaaaaaatggtcgAGTCCGAGTGAAATGTTTGTGGCTGCAGGAGTCAACACTTTCCGATCTGTCCTGAGAAATCTCatgtatgaatgtatttttctgATCAGTGActctgaaaatgaaatcatCTTTCTCTTGGTTTTGCATGTACGTATCACATCTGTAGAGGCATTGGTATGGTCTTTATGTTagacattcatatttatatatttatatattttctcttttgggCGTATGTATCTATTAATGCATCTGATACTAGTCAAGCCACCACACTTTGGCCTCTGATGGAGAAGTTGGGTCAATGTCTTAGAGGACATGATAATCTCTGTCCAGGTTGGCAGTTTGCTGGGGCAGCACTGTGGTaaagtggttagcactgttgcctcacaggaAGAAGGTTtccagtttgaatcccagctgACTCTGTGTAGTTCTCTTCATGTCTGGGTTTTCTCTGAgaactctggcttcctcccacagtacaGAAACATGCAGATCCATAGGTATGAATGTGAGTATAAATGATTGATGTCTTCAGCCAACCACCCGCAAGACAAGCCGTATAGATAACGCACATGGATGGTGTGACAATAGTTAATTTTTTTCTGGATCCTAAATTAAAAGTCCTTACTCTTCCAGGAGGGGAACATCTGGAGAAACACCAACACCTCACATCAGCGCTTTGagggaaaacaaagaagagCTCTTTGAATGTGCTACAGTAAAAAGGTGACAGATATTAGCCTCAGTTTGAAACAAGCAAACGTTTCCTCATGATTTAACATGACACAATCTTGCATAGTCTCATGTaaatttactgtgtgtgtatgtttgcccTCTTCAGAAAAGACATGAACTACGTGGTGCCAAGACCTAATCATCATGTCGACGATCCTGTGTATGGCAACATGGAGGCATGTGAAGTTTTCTTTATTCCTTCATTATTTCAGTGCGTGAAGACAACTCTAACTGTTACTTCATTTCCTACACAGACTGAATGGGATGATGCTATCTACGCCAACATGTAACATCGCTGAGTTTGGTGCAGCTGCAGTTCCTCTGTGTGGGGATGTGGGTCAAGACAATcgtaaaggaaaataaatacttataTGCAATTTTCTGTACGTGTTAAACAAGCATGTGATTATTTTCCTGTGTGCTAAAATTCACATATTCATTTTTCAGAAAAAGTTTCCTGTCTTAAAACAACTTTGTGATTGATGCACCCTTGTGTCTGCAGTTATTGTTTCCCCTGTTCAGAACCTTCGCTGTTTGCTTTTCAGATCCACATTATTATCCTGTATGTTGTGGTTAATCCCCATTAAAGAATTGAAATGATATACTTGTAAATGTGGTACtcttgaataattcatggatcttgttgaaaaaaaatctggcatgttaaggtgtgaaatttggtgcagatgaaatgtggatctagtgaattcagACAGggtttcatcaggggactgttggtccttggcagaggtaagcAGTCCACTGAGTGCCTTTCTAGTTAATGCAGTACCAGTTTCACAAAACAATTAGGGGTGTTTCCTCTTAGCTTttgcttaaaacacagtgacaaaCCCACAGCGTTTGAAATGTCAGTTCCCTGCTGAGTGCAACTATTTGAGTCAAATGTGAAACCGACAGAAAGGGCAAAGGGGAAGCTGGTCACCATCTTGATTGATAAGAATACTGAAGTAAGGCTAtcacacatttcaaatgtcCTTGAGAGCGATACTTTCAGTTCAGCTTCACACTTAATTATCACACATCTCGTACGACTGAACTTCACAGTTGTAGATAATATAGCAAGACACACTGCAACAAGCAAGACACACTGTGGCCTGCACATTAACACACGTGACACAGACCAATACTATTTCCCTTTAAACCGTTTTTACTTTGATAATGTCATTAAACATCACACAACAGGTAATAACTTAATCTCTGGATATAAGACTGAATTTATAGAAGAAAACAGCATGTAAGAAAACAGAAGTTTCAGCCAGAGCAGAggtgaaacaggaagttaattTTGCAAATaaattgagaaagaaaaacgCAAACAAACCCAAAAGATCAGGAGAGGTTATGCAGTCATACGATGAAGCCTCTTGCTTTAGAATAACTTAGATCACATGAATCATTTCCACAGAAAAAAGGCTGGTGCTTTAGTgctcacaacaaaaaaaactaaaattaaaccATAAAAAGAttctataaaaaaaaccaacagacTATAACCTATCATTCTATGGTACCTACGTGTATATATGTAAAGTGGAAGGAAACACTGCccactaaaaacacaaaagggaatttcaaactaaaactacttttattttaaacaggTCTTTGCTATAACAGACTGTACATTATTAATTGTTATACTTTCTTACATGACTGCCAAACAACTTAAATTttataatatgaaataatgtaaataaataccTGCTATTTGTTACTCCTGTTAGTCTACAGCCGTGAAGAAatgataagaaaataaacatctggaCACAGGAgtaacagacacacataaaAATGACAAGACAACCAAACTGAAAAAGTCATGAAGTTACTACAAATCATAAAGACATGTTGTCTTTATAATATTGAGCCTTTAATGCTCTATTTATGTCTCTTTTTAGTGAATTTGAGTATCTTTGTGGTCATTCAGGGTCCTTGAAGCAGAACTGGGCGGGTACGTGAGAGTCTGCATCTATTTAGGTCTAGTAAGGTACATGCTGACACGATAACAGGCCGTTTTTTTTGTAGGGAACATCTGGGtattacaaaacacacacattttaaaacctttcCTGGGTGGCCTCTCGCAATCTTTGCAACAGTGAGccagaaaataataaataataacccTGTAGTTGTTTGTTCTGCAATAACATTATGACACACAGTTTATCTTTCATAGCCTAGAGAGGATGTTTCACAGacatgaacaaaacacaaaacaatgcaGAATTCAAAGGTTGCATTTGAGGCAAAAGTTTAAGACCAAATAGATTTACGAGATTCAGCTCTTGTGCTATTATGAGTAATCTACATTTCCGTAAACATTGTGTATGTCATCCTCATCCATCTGACCTGTAAGGACCTGCAAAGACACAAGGAGTATGGGTCACAGTAAGGTCAGGCATTATTGTGTTGGCTACTCTTTTCTTAGGATAGTAAAAACCAAATTGAGTTGGTGTATTGTACCTCGGTGTTGACGTAGATGGGCTCATCAATAATATTCGgttcagaaaatgttttgttttgttgaatatTGCAGGATGCTTCtctgaaaagacaaaataaacttgtttgGTTTCTAatagagaagaaagaagagagaggagatcaGAGATGTGTCAAGAAGAATGTGTCACTTCACATGCGAGTCAGAATAATCCACAAATATCTTCAGGTTTTATGTGTCTGGCGCTAAACTTTGACTCTTGTATTGTTCGCGTACACAAAATAATGATGCAACATAACATTGGGTTGTGATTTAATAACTGTATCATAAAACAAACCTTTGGGCTGGGTCATCTGATGCTCTGCTAAAATTTGCATAGTATCCAGATTCCTCCCTGGTTAAAGATTGTGACCTGTAAAAAGGAGTAAAGCTGGAAAGTTTGTGGACGTGGTTATGAATAAAATGCaaagctttaaataaaaaaggtacaAACAAATTTGAAGACCCCATTGTGACAACTGCTTTAAATAATGATTTGCGTAAAATGGGTCAATATCACATTTAAGGTGGGCGAGGACTTTAACATGTCTGCATATCGTTTACCTGAGGATAACCCCCGGGATCAGTGGCAAATACTTTTACGTACAATTTACAAACGATCAAAAAGTGAAGTTACCTTTTGCACTTTTTGTGACTGCAAACTGCAGCGCCGACGACGACAacgaggagaagaaaagaaagtggaaCAATGATGGCTGCATACATGGGTAAGTTGTTCCCATGCACTGTGGGGGAAATTACAACTACTGTGAACTGTAATCTTCTCAATGAGACAAAAGCAGCTGAATTAAAGATTTTCACGtgataaatatttgtttgaaataaacGTAAAAACTCACTGCGTGGGGTTGCGGCGGTGAATAATGGGGGGTTCGTACcttaaaaaaacccaaaaaTAATTAGCGATTACGATTACATTCTATAATCTTTGTAATCTGTTGTGATCTgaaatattatacatattatagCCTGTTTATCCTACCTTGGCTGAGAACAACAGTTGCAACACCTGGCCAAGTAGAAGAAAAGtgttcatttaatttgacttttttcaaGAATATAAGCATAATTTAGACCATATATAAAATACTTTGCTGATATTCTCACCAGACACTGAAATGGACACAGGTTCCCTTTTGAAGCTGTAGTTTTGACCATTTGCGATAATTCTCATATAGAGACTCTGTTCATTATCCATGACATTCTGAATCCTGAGGGAGCAGTTTccgttatttttttttccaatgaGCTCGGTCCTTCCTCTGTATTTCTCCTCCACGAACGTTTTATtcgtgtgaaagacaaactggtTGGTGTCCTTGTCTCCGGTATTGAAGCTGCTTCTCCCAGGTTTTTTCCAGTAAACCTGAACAGCATCGGTGTGGTATTCTTTCGGATAAGTAAATGTGCACAGTATGGTCACAGTTGAGTTCTTTGTTGCATTATAGTGTTGAGTGACATTAATAGTCCAGTCTTGACCTGTGTTCAAAACCAAAACCAGTGTTTACATATGGATTTACTAAGTATAAACTTCATAAGATCAtattcaaaacacaacatgtctcccACCTTTTGAATAGGAGGTCAGGATCAATATGAGACTCAGATCAATCAGAGCCGGCAGCTTCATCTGATCCAGTAAAAAACATTCTGATGTTAATTCATATCACAATCCTGAAACCTTATAAATAACAGCAGTGTCCAACAACACCAAAATCgttatgtattatattatattctgtTATTGACATCATAAGGCAAATACTCACTGTGAGAGGGACCAGAGGCTCCGTGCGTTGTGAAAATGCTCTTGATTTTAGTGAAACCATTgggtgtgtttcctgttgtttagAGGTGATGaattgcaacaaaaaaaaaaaaagaaaaaaaaaagggaagttaTGACAGAAAAGTGAACACTGACTTTCTCTTAGTTTAGCTTGAGGGTAAATATCTTATAAAATTCTTGATTCATGTTGAACTTGTGTTCAATGTTTTTATACTATGTTTTTATACCTCATTGAAAGTATCCACTACATTACTATGAAATGTGGAGATATGGAGTAAGTTAAATGAActgcatttatattttacatttcttgtCTTAACatccactcaaagtgcttcacacttTTTTGACACTTTACAAataacattcacacatacactgcAGCGGTTTTCTATCACACCTCCTCCACACAGCTCCACCTGCTAAACCACAGCCAGCCGCAATGCACATGTGAAATACATAAAGCCGATACCACGTCCGACATTTCCCGCAGACAGGGACGTCACCTGAACAGCACAGATGAAATGACACTGAATGACACAATTATATCCTGCAAGAGTATAATTAAAGCACAACGCAACAGTCCAACAGTTTACTGTTTAAGGTACAAGCAACAGGGTCTTGTTTTCCTCGtggttttgcattttgttttcagcagcagatcAGACAAAGATCTCAGTCGAGTTATGTCAATTTTACAAATCTCtcacaaaaaaatcacaaaggtcttgataaactttatttctaagTTGAacatcttttaatttatttctaaaaGATTGCTGAACAGACATTTGAAATGACATGTACTGTGTGACACTGCagattgcagataaaccaggtaggacgAACACAAGCTTAACTCTGCACcatggactgtttataaaaagctctgcagcacacaaacaattaaaaagtgacagattATTgttgagagaggagagagttttTCTAAACAATTTTGAGAGGGGtggcatttttttccccttgagCACCTGTGaccccaaaatgtctgtggacGGCCTTGGGTGTGATATTAAAAACATGTGTTGAAAACAGCTGTCATGTGGatttggttttgtgttgtaCCACACGCTGCTGTGCCAATTGTGCTTTGCGTGGTCAAACCACTGGGTGGAGTGAGATCTGCTCTCACAGACCCAGACTGAACTTTGGCACTGAAGTCTCCACCTGGAATGTGGGCCAAACTCTGCTCTCCGGGTGCGGTCATGTGACTCCCAGCTGAATGAGACTCAACAACGGGCTGCAAGTCTTCTCCTGGAAACCATTTCCACAAGCGCTGGAGATCTGGATCTTGACCCTCACCTGTTGGAGGAAGTCGCCCCTGGTGACAGCGCTCAGGTGCGCGCAGGGGGAGATGTGCTTGGGGAGGGCGCAGGGTGCCACAGGACGATGACCGGTCTGTCTCCATGTCTCAGCTCCGTGGTTGCAGCTGCTCGTCTCTACCTGTGTGAACTCTGCCAGACATGGACAGCCTGAGCGACGGGAG encodes the following:
- the LOC117776560 gene encoding B-cell receptor CD22-like, which encodes MMGKVDVDISLTEDAVEGQLVVAYCSVSPSCPTSIPVFRWSHSGEEHFHSLQFDADQWKATAALTFRPTNADHNKTLQCTAHYSGGQQQETSKLLNVKYAPVNVRVEYKSDVEEGEAVQLTCTSDAHPPASSYEWFSETGAQLHQGNLYTMPNVSRHMGALYCTAINTVGRGKSSPVRLTVLYAPEIKSVSSCSSEGNIVKCVCIADSQPPCMVHFVLSERVLPGTKIERHGSVTIGTLRAEFESSEFVHCLANNTVGNANLVLSLPANGEMQNLYIGIAVGAGVLLVILLMAVGLVKKWRGTSGETPTPHISALRENKEELFECATVKRKDMNYVVPRPNHHVDDPVYGNMETEWDDAIYANM
- the LOC117776562 gene encoding uncharacterized protein LOC117776562, which translates into the protein MVSLKSRAFSQRTEPLVPLTMKLPALIDLSLILILTSYSKGQDWTINVTQHYNATKNSTVTILCTFTYPKEYHTDAVQVYWKKPGRSSFNTGDKDTNQFVFHTNKTFVEEKYRGRTELIGKKNNGNCSLRIQNVMDNEQSLYMRIIANGQNYSFKREPVSISVSGVATVVLSQGTNPPLFTAATPRMHGNNLPMYAAIIVPLSFLLLVVVVGAAVCSHKKCKRSQSLTREESGYYANFSRASDDPAQREASCNIQQNKTFSEPNIIDEPIYVNTEVLTGQMDEDDIHNVYGNVDYS